In the Duncaniella freteri genome, one interval contains:
- a CDS encoding class I SAM-dependent methyltransferase, producing the protein MSEDFSRLRLKYHGDKRMLREILQMECRHKCSKKLSATLSELPDFEFPSIALAEMSTSDDVADVHSSMVRAGDRILDMTAGLGIDALHFAKKGCDVTAIEIDKDAADALCNNIRSLKRGNIQVVHGDSVEWLKTTQEHFDVIFIDPARRDSSGRHFLFSQCSPDITAILPCMFARCDRIIVKASPMIDIKSAIGELGIGNCNIVVIGNNKECKEVVFDIDRNNAVYNTECVTIGRQCYTLSGKDTTTNLYVAPEPGKVLMQPYPAVMKGTGGNIAGYDKMHPFTHLYISDESISAFPGLQYKIKDVLLFNKENIRRFRNDYPKVNVVTRNFPLSAPDLVKKLKVREGGDITVFGATVFDGSKVLIVTESPIQLQG; encoded by the coding sequence ATGAGCGAGGATTTCAGCAGATTGAGACTGAAATATCACGGAGATAAACGGATGCTTCGGGAGATATTGCAGATGGAGTGTCGCCATAAGTGCAGCAAAAAACTGTCAGCCACCCTGTCGGAGCTCCCTGATTTTGAATTTCCCTCAATAGCATTGGCTGAGATGTCGACATCAGACGATGTTGCAGACGTACATTCCTCAATGGTGAGAGCCGGAGACCGTATCCTTGACATGACAGCCGGACTCGGAATTGATGCATTGCATTTTGCGAAAAAAGGATGCGATGTGACAGCTATAGAGATTGACAAGGATGCTGCTGATGCACTATGCAATAATATCCGCTCTTTAAAGCGTGGCAATATACAGGTCGTTCATGGCGATTCCGTAGAATGGCTGAAAACAACCCAAGAGCATTTTGATGTGATTTTTATAGATCCGGCACGCAGGGATAGTTCTGGAAGACATTTTCTTTTCAGCCAGTGTTCACCTGATATTACTGCAATTCTGCCTTGCATGTTCGCTCGATGTGACAGGATTATAGTAAAAGCCTCACCAATGATAGATATCAAGTCGGCAATAGGTGAATTAGGCATAGGTAATTGTAATATCGTCGTGATCGGCAATAACAAGGAATGTAAAGAGGTGGTATTTGATATAGACCGAAATAACGCCGTTTACAATACCGAATGCGTCACAATAGGCAGGCAGTGCTACACTCTATCTGGCAAAGATACAACCACCAACCTATACGTAGCTCCCGAGCCAGGAAAGGTTCTTATGCAGCCCTACCCTGCCGTGATGAAAGGAACAGGAGGAAATATTGCCGGGTATGACAAGATGCATCCATTTACGCATCTCTATATTTCCGATGAGTCTATTTCCGCTTTCCCTGGATTACAATATAAAATAAAAGATGTTCTCCTTTTTAATAAAGAGAACATCCGAAGATTCAGGAACGATTATCCAAAAGTCAATGTCGTGACCCGAAATTTCCCATTGTCAGCACCTGATCTGGTCAAGAAACTGAAAGTTCGTGAAGGAGGTGACATCACAGTGTTCGGGGCGACTGTGTTTGATGGGTCCAAGGTGTTGATTGTAACAGAATCGCCTATACAACTTCAAGGTTAG
- the rlmB gene encoding 23S rRNA (guanosine(2251)-2'-O)-methyltransferase RlmB, giving the protein MEKSDYIYGIRAVMEAIEAGKEIDKIFIAKDLQGELAAELIGLARQNHVVMQRVPLERINRITRKNHQGVIAMMSAITYHRLEHLVPELYEAGMLPFIVVLDGITDVRNFGAIARTCECAGVDAIVIPQHGSVSVGGDAIKTSAGALHHIPVCRVGSTAWAVKFLKENGYNVAAVTEKSDMNYVEGDYTGPVALVMGAEDTGISEATLDQCETRVGIPMFGNIGSLNVSVAAGVAIYEVVRQRLNANLEVV; this is encoded by the coding sequence ATGGAAAAATCAGATTACATATATGGCATCCGTGCCGTGATGGAGGCTATCGAAGCCGGTAAAGAGATTGACAAGATATTCATAGCCAAGGATCTCCAAGGGGAGCTTGCCGCAGAATTAATCGGACTTGCCAGGCAGAACCATGTGGTGATGCAGCGCGTGCCATTGGAGCGTATCAACCGTATTACACGCAAGAATCATCAGGGTGTGATCGCAATGATGTCGGCGATAACTTATCATCGTCTTGAACATCTCGTTCCGGAACTGTATGAAGCTGGCATGCTCCCTTTCATTGTAGTGCTTGACGGCATAACTGATGTGCGTAATTTCGGCGCGATCGCCAGGACTTGCGAATGTGCAGGAGTTGATGCCATCGTCATTCCGCAACATGGCAGTGTGTCAGTTGGCGGTGACGCTATAAAGACATCAGCCGGAGCATTACATCATATCCCGGTATGCCGAGTCGGATCAACAGCATGGGCTGTAAAATTCCTTAAAGAGAATGGTTATAATGTCGCCGCCGTGACAGAGAAATCCGATATGAACTATGTGGAGGGTGATTATACCGGACCTGTAGCACTCGTAATGGGTGCAGAGGACACCGGTATCTCAGAAGCAACTCTTGATCAATGTGAAACTCGCGTAGGTATACCTATGTTCGGTAATATCGGATCTCTCAATGTGTCAGTAGCAGCTGGTGTCGCTATATACGAGGTAGTCCGTCAGCGTCTTAACGCTAACCTTGAAGTTGTATAG
- the dnaN gene encoding DNA polymerase III subunit beta, producing MKFTVPSKTLHSFASAVSKVINAKNAITILNNFLFSIKGNTLTITACDGENTLCARIPIMDVDGEGDFCIDARRVVELLRVMPEQELNFNVNDSTLSIEMTHPNGSYKFMGLPGNEYPNLKKTPQEGSMTFKTSGASLLRGLEFTAFAAGTDMLRPQMTGVYWDIKPDRLVFVATDTHKLVKFEDQSIQAGVEGSFILPNKSTNVFRSVFSKDEEVTVTLDVERGVTFETDTFTFDSRLVKGRFPDYTRVIPENNPYTLSINRHQFTTAVRRVSLFVDEGHGLIKFRVTPDKLTIKASDNEYNTSGYETLEAEFNGNEMIVGFSSSYLTELASVLWTDDIIFRLADPSRPAVIVPTEDKADTKLTMLLMPMNVQEF from the coding sequence ATGAAATTTACGGTACCAAGCAAGACGCTTCATTCGTTTGCTTCCGCAGTGAGCAAGGTGATCAATGCTAAGAATGCGATTACTATCCTTAACAACTTTCTCTTTTCGATAAAAGGGAATACGCTCACTATCACTGCTTGTGACGGAGAGAATACCCTGTGTGCCAGAATCCCTATCATGGATGTGGATGGTGAAGGTGATTTCTGTATAGATGCTCGCCGAGTGGTAGAGTTGCTGAGAGTCATGCCTGAACAGGAACTCAATTTTAATGTCAACGACTCCACTCTCTCGATAGAGATGACTCATCCTAATGGCTCCTACAAGTTCATGGGTCTTCCCGGGAATGAATACCCCAATCTTAAAAAGACGCCTCAGGAAGGATCGATGACATTCAAGACTTCCGGAGCGTCACTTCTTCGTGGACTTGAATTCACAGCATTTGCCGCAGGTACTGATATGTTGCGTCCCCAGATGACAGGTGTGTATTGGGACATCAAGCCTGATCGTCTTGTGTTTGTTGCTACTGACACTCACAAACTTGTGAAATTTGAGGATCAGAGCATTCAGGCAGGAGTGGAAGGGTCGTTCATCCTTCCAAACAAGTCCACAAATGTATTCCGTTCAGTGTTCAGTAAAGATGAAGAGGTCACAGTTACTCTTGACGTTGAGCGCGGAGTGACTTTCGAGACTGATACATTCACATTTGACAGCCGTCTTGTAAAGGGTCGCTTCCCGGATTATACACGCGTGATTCCTGAGAACAATCCTTACACCTTATCTATCAATCGTCATCAGTTCACAACCGCGGTTCGCCGTGTGAGTCTTTTTGTAGATGAGGGTCATGGACTCATAAAGTTCCGCGTAACACCTGACAAACTTACCATCAAGGCATCCGACAACGAATACAATACCTCAGGCTACGAGACTCTTGAAGCAGAATTCAATGGCAATGAGATGATTGTAGGTTTCAGCTCAAGCTATCTTACTGAACTTGCATCAGTGCTTTGGACCGACGACATTATCTTCCGTCTTGCGGATCCATCCCGACCTGCTGTGATTGTTCCTACCGAGGATAAGGCTGACACTAAGCTCACAATGCTGCTCATGCCTATGAATGTACAGGAATTCTAA
- a CDS encoding xanthan lyase, which yields MKHYITIIIMLLVAAMSTSAATRRPKKRNKKAPKVTRVVKADPRTSGPFVVRTDAPEAPYGLDGINIALWPSHGRYYDVKEERWMWQRGRLMGTVEDLYSQSYVYPYLVPMLENAGAYVMLPRERDTSTIEVIVDADGGEAQNGYSEKNGSKMWSDAVGVKGFGYVDKILSGTDNPFKKGTLRKAATVNDIKKASSASWTADIPEEGEYALYISYASLPESARDAHYTVNSLRGSEEFQVNQTMGGGTWVYLGTFPFAQGKTTVVELNNISNENNKVVTADAIKIGGGMGNVRRGSGMSADISGYPRFTEGARYWLQWAGMPESVYSITGGESDYEDDYKSRGMWVNYLAGGSKSLPGQKGLGIPVDLSFALHTDAGTTCDDVTTVGTLPIVSTAGSLGNGKSKKTSMTYANMVTDQIIDDIWQLYDPQWTRRKLRNRSYHEAREPLVPAMLLELLSHQNFADMRYGLDPNFRFDVSRAIYKGMLKYLHKTSGTPYIVEPLPVKDFSIKGQDGNYTLSWIPTDDPLEPTAKAKYYIVYERIDNGAFVELAITDDTYLSVTPNDNSIYSYKIVAANDGGLSFPSEILALCDIPGGKDQVTIVNGFTRVSGPAEIYRDGHIGFDYEEDYGVPYIKDILFTGAQTEFRPSEPWKSNDAPGHGASRAVYETEIIAGNTFDFVMLHGEAVKAAGHSFVSSSVGAFIKSIDHPHIIDLILGKQKEITVGANSKLRYKPFSSELKQRLREMCDAGSSLFVSGSYIGSDLFDNKYSMTAVSQSDREFGHSILGIDWRQAKATITGQVTEVRSRYPQFNGRFKFNFNQQLSSDCYAVESPESFNPVSTNDGAVILRYSENDYAAGTAYATNSHKAVVIGFPFETILEKDAREKLMRQILDFFTNQTETLSAREKLKIVVGTLLAPEEEYSLLPGAFGAEDWTSGIKESAELAERSPHRTRKRKS from the coding sequence ATGAAGCACTATATCACGATCATTATAATGCTGCTCGTTGCAGCTATGTCAACATCGGCTGCGACACGCAGACCAAAGAAAAGAAACAAGAAGGCACCCAAAGTCACTCGCGTGGTAAAAGCAGATCCACGGACATCCGGTCCATTTGTGGTGCGCACTGATGCCCCAGAGGCTCCTTATGGTCTTGACGGCATAAATATCGCATTGTGGCCAAGCCACGGACGCTATTATGATGTAAAGGAGGAACGCTGGATGTGGCAGCGTGGCAGGCTGATGGGTACAGTGGAGGACCTGTATTCCCAAAGCTATGTCTATCCATATCTTGTGCCTATGCTTGAAAATGCCGGGGCATATGTTATGTTGCCGCGAGAAAGAGACACATCCACAATCGAGGTCATAGTGGATGCTGATGGAGGTGAGGCTCAAAACGGATATTCCGAAAAGAATGGCAGCAAAATGTGGAGTGATGCTGTTGGAGTTAAAGGCTTTGGCTATGTTGACAAAATATTATCAGGCACTGATAACCCTTTCAAAAAAGGGACCTTAAGAAAAGCAGCTACAGTAAACGACATAAAAAAGGCTTCTTCTGCCTCTTGGACTGCTGATATTCCTGAGGAGGGAGAATATGCCTTATATATCAGCTATGCATCTCTTCCAGAAAGTGCGCGTGATGCCCATTATACAGTAAATTCGCTCCGCGGCTCAGAAGAATTTCAGGTCAACCAGACTATGGGTGGAGGAACATGGGTCTATTTAGGCACATTCCCATTTGCACAAGGCAAAACAACCGTAGTGGAACTGAATAACATTTCGAATGAGAACAACAAGGTAGTGACTGCCGATGCCATCAAGATTGGCGGTGGAATGGGCAATGTCAGACGCGGTAGCGGAATGTCAGCCGATATAAGCGGGTACCCTAGATTTACTGAAGGTGCGAGATACTGGTTGCAATGGGCTGGAATGCCTGAAAGTGTCTATTCCATAACCGGAGGAGAGAGTGACTACGAAGATGACTACAAAAGCCGTGGGATGTGGGTCAACTATCTTGCCGGAGGTTCTAAGTCATTGCCTGGACAGAAAGGGCTCGGGATACCTGTGGACCTTTCATTTGCTCTTCACACCGATGCCGGAACTACGTGTGATGATGTCACCACTGTAGGAACTCTCCCTATTGTTTCCACTGCCGGCTCACTGGGCAACGGTAAAAGCAAGAAAACGTCGATGACATATGCCAATATGGTTACCGATCAGATTATCGATGACATATGGCAACTGTACGATCCTCAATGGACACGCAGGAAACTACGCAACAGATCATACCATGAGGCACGTGAGCCATTGGTACCGGCTATGCTCCTGGAACTGTTGAGCCATCAGAACTTTGCAGACATGCGTTATGGTCTCGATCCGAACTTCAGGTTCGATGTGAGCCGAGCAATATATAAAGGGATGCTTAAGTATCTGCACAAGACCTCCGGGACTCCTTATATAGTGGAGCCTCTTCCTGTTAAGGATTTTTCAATCAAAGGTCAGGATGGGAACTACACTCTTTCCTGGATCCCGACCGATGATCCTCTGGAACCCACAGCAAAGGCTAAATATTATATTGTATATGAAAGGATAGATAACGGAGCATTTGTGGAGCTTGCCATAACCGATGACACTTATCTGTCTGTCACTCCGAACGACAATAGCATATACAGCTACAAAATTGTCGCAGCTAATGATGGGGGTCTTAGTTTCCCATCTGAAATACTTGCATTGTGCGATATTCCAGGTGGGAAAGACCAGGTGACAATAGTCAATGGTTTCACCAGAGTGTCCGGTCCTGCCGAAATATATCGTGACGGACATATCGGATTCGATTATGAAGAAGATTATGGTGTTCCATACATAAAGGATATACTTTTTACAGGTGCCCAGACCGAGTTCCGTCCTTCTGAGCCATGGAAGTCAAATGACGCTCCTGGTCATGGGGCAAGCAGGGCGGTATACGAGACAGAGATAATAGCCGGCAACACTTTCGATTTTGTGATGCTTCATGGAGAGGCTGTAAAGGCGGCAGGGCATTCATTCGTGTCATCGAGTGTAGGCGCATTCATAAAGTCGATAGATCATCCTCATATAATTGACCTAATACTTGGCAAGCAGAAAGAGATAACAGTAGGAGCCAATAGCAAGCTCCGATATAAACCTTTTTCATCGGAGCTAAAACAAAGGCTTCGTGAGATGTGTGATGCAGGGAGTTCATTGTTTGTCAGCGGAAGTTATATCGGCTCAGACCTCTTCGACAACAAATATAGCATGACGGCGGTTTCTCAATCAGACAGGGAATTCGGACACAGCATTCTCGGCATTGATTGGCGACAGGCTAAAGCGACAATAACCGGGCAGGTCACTGAAGTGAGATCGCGTTATCCCCAGTTCAACGGCAGGTTCAAATTCAACTTCAACCAGCAACTGTCATCCGACTGTTATGCCGTGGAATCACCGGAGTCATTCAATCCGGTGTCGACAAATGACGGAGCTGTGATATTACGCTATAGTGAAAATGATTATGCAGCCGGAACTGCTTATGCCACAAACTCGCATAAAGCCGTTGTGATCGGTTTCCCATTTGAGACAATTCTTGAAAAGGATGCTCGGGAAAAACTGATGCGACAGATACTTGACTTCTTCACAAATCAGACTGAAACCTTATCTGCCCGCGAAAAGCTAAAGATAGTTGTCGGCACATTGCTGGCTCCTGAAGAGGAATACTCATTGCTGCCTGGAGCATTCGGTGCTGAGGATTGGACCTCAGGGATCAAGGAGTCGGCTGAATTGGCAGAACGAAGCCCACACAGAACAAGAAAAAGAAAATCTTAA
- a CDS encoding 3'-5' exonuclease, with translation MQLNLKKPIIFFDLETTGIDIMHDRIVEISMIKVLPSGEEIEKTRRVNPGIPIPAEATAVHHITDADVANEPMFRQIARSLANEMTGCDIAGFNSNRFDIPMLDQEFQRAGVKFDFSKARFVDVQTIFHKKEQRTLVAAYRFYCGKELDGAHSANADTRATLEVLKSQLDHYDDLPNDIEELSKFSQMNRNVDFMGRLIYNDDDKEVINFGKYKGKIAEEILRKEPSYYDWIMKSDFAQNTKDCFTRIRLRIK, from the coding sequence ATGCAGCTCAATTTAAAGAAGCCAATAATATTCTTTGACCTTGAGACCACAGGCATAGACATCATGCACGATCGCATCGTGGAGATATCTATGATAAAAGTTCTTCCGTCAGGAGAGGAAATTGAGAAAACGAGGCGAGTGAATCCTGGTATACCCATTCCTGCCGAGGCTACAGCTGTGCATCATATCACTGATGCAGATGTGGCCAATGAACCTATGTTCCGTCAGATAGCCCGATCCCTTGCCAATGAGATGACAGGATGTGACATTGCCGGATTCAATTCCAATAGATTTGACATCCCTATGTTGGATCAGGAGTTTCAGCGTGCAGGTGTTAAATTCGATTTCTCAAAGGCTCGATTTGTGGATGTTCAGACGATCTTTCACAAGAAAGAACAGCGCACCCTTGTTGCGGCATACCGTTTCTATTGCGGAAAGGAACTTGATGGTGCACATTCCGCCAATGCAGATACCAGAGCTACTCTCGAAGTGCTTAAATCGCAGCTCGACCATTATGATGATCTCCCAAATGATATTGAGGAATTAAGCAAATTCTCTCAGATGAACCGTAATGTCGACTTTATGGGGCGGTTGATATATAATGATGATGATAAGGAGGTGATCAACTTCGGTAAGTACAAAGGCAAAATAGCGGAGGAGATACTACGTAAGGAACCGAGCTACTATGACTGGATAATGAAGAGTGACTTTGCACAGAACACCAAGGATTGTTTCACCCGCATACGGCTTAGAATCAAATGA
- the recN gene encoding DNA repair protein RecN — MLESLHISNYALIDRIDILFHEGFNVITGETGAGKSIILGALSLILGGRADSRVVADPSSKSIIEAVFTVDGYDALKDYCLQTDIEWDDERCILRREVAPAGRSRAFVNDSPVPLSKLQAVAMRLIDIHSQHQNQLLATPEFQLMVIDTLAGNEHRLKEYSSRYNSLRDAVRRLKAMRQRVEKSKEDEEFTRYQLEQLEELALSQGEQEELENEREVLTNLTAIKNALDRAIASLTGDDTNAVDLIDTAIDACDELDGVLSEEDDVPSRLESAKIEISDIASSLENVNERLAADPGRLEAVEERLNSIYSLCHKHHLNNGDELLILRDNLRAKLRELDNSDDMVAELEKEARRAKALAKETAVEISNSRKEEAKKFSAHLRDTAMPLGMKNLQVDVVVDPADMGPTGIDSVQFMVAFNKNQNLMPVGATASGGEISRLMLSIKTIIASRMSLPSILFDEIDTGVSGDVANRMALMMREISKSIQVTTITHLPQVAAKGDTQYRVYKEDDDHATHTRINQLTPEQRVNAIAEMLGGATVDDAARQAAISLLNS; from the coding sequence GTGCTCGAATCTCTTCACATATCAAATTACGCGCTGATTGACCGCATTGACATCCTGTTTCATGAAGGATTTAACGTCATTACAGGTGAAACAGGTGCCGGTAAATCAATCATACTCGGAGCACTGTCCCTGATACTCGGCGGACGTGCTGATTCTCGTGTGGTAGCTGACCCATCCAGCAAGAGCATAATTGAAGCTGTGTTCACGGTGGATGGTTACGATGCATTGAAGGATTATTGTCTGCAAACTGATATAGAGTGGGATGACGAGCGTTGCATCCTACGTAGAGAAGTCGCTCCGGCAGGCCGGTCACGCGCCTTTGTCAATGATTCTCCTGTGCCGCTTTCCAAGCTGCAGGCAGTAGCTATGCGGCTGATAGATATTCATTCACAACATCAGAATCAGCTCCTTGCTACTCCTGAATTTCAGCTCATGGTGATAGACACACTTGCCGGGAATGAACACCGTCTCAAAGAGTACTCCTCAAGATACAATTCTTTGCGTGACGCTGTTCGTCGCCTCAAGGCTATGAGACAGCGCGTGGAGAAAAGTAAAGAGGATGAAGAATTCACACGTTACCAACTGGAGCAGCTCGAAGAGCTTGCGCTATCTCAAGGTGAACAGGAAGAATTGGAGAATGAACGTGAGGTACTTACTAACCTCACTGCTATAAAGAATGCACTTGACAGGGCGATCGCCTCTCTTACAGGCGATGACACTAATGCTGTCGATCTTATTGACACAGCCATCGATGCTTGCGATGAGCTGGATGGAGTTCTATCGGAAGAGGATGACGTGCCGTCACGTCTGGAATCGGCTAAAATTGAGATATCTGACATTGCATCTTCTCTTGAAAATGTAAATGAGCGACTCGCGGCTGATCCCGGAAGACTTGAAGCTGTCGAGGAGCGTCTTAACAGTATCTATTCTCTTTGCCATAAGCATCATCTGAACAATGGGGATGAGTTGTTGATCCTGCGTGATAATCTTCGTGCAAAGCTTCGCGAGCTTGACAACAGTGACGATATGGTAGCTGAACTTGAGAAGGAAGCACGCCGCGCTAAAGCCCTTGCAAAAGAGACTGCGGTCGAAATCTCCAACTCAAGAAAGGAGGAAGCCAAGAAGTTTTCAGCACATCTGAGAGATACGGCAATGCCTTTGGGCATGAAGAATCTTCAAGTCGATGTCGTTGTCGACCCCGCTGATATGGGACCTACCGGAATTGACTCCGTTCAGTTCATGGTCGCATTCAATAAGAACCAGAATTTAATGCCTGTTGGTGCTACAGCGTCAGGAGGCGAGATATCTCGTCTTATGCTCTCCATAAAGACTATAATAGCATCGCGTATGTCACTTCCGAGCATTTTGTTTGACGAGATTGACACCGGAGTCTCCGGTGATGTAGCCAATCGTATGGCTCTTATGATGCGAGAGATATCCAAATCTATACAGGTCACCACCATTACTCATCTACCTCAGGTTGCAGCCAAGGGTGATACGCAATATAGAGTGTACAAAGAGGATGATGACCATGCAACCCACACCCGTATAAACCAGCTTACGCCTGAACAGCGTGTAAACGCTATTGCCGAGATGCTTGGCGGAGCAACGGTTGATGACGCAGCACGTCAAGCAGCCATTTCATTATTAAACAGTTAA
- the coaBC gene encoding bifunctional phosphopantothenoylcysteine decarboxylase/phosphopantothenate--cysteine ligase CoaBC, with protein MSSLAGKHIVLGICGGIAAYKSVSLLRLFIKAGAEVQVVITPAGKEFITPVTLSALSQKPVVSEFFTANTGEWHSHVDLGLWADCMVIAPATASTIGKMAHGIADNMLVTTYLSAKSPVFLAPAMDLDMMCHPSTQANLSLLKSYGNNIIEPASGYLASGLEGKGRMEEPENILAYLERYFDRTSDLSGKSVLITAGPTYEKIDPVRFIGNYSSGKMGYALAEECASRGANVTLVSGPVALSAKSSNINVVSVESAREMLDECQKVFPTSDISIMCAAVADYAPANPSDHKIKREKQDVPTITLVKNPDIAATLGKEKRPEQVLVGFALETDNEAVNASEKLTRKNLDMIVLNSLRDKGACFGTDTNKVSIIRSDKSRTDFPLKDKSEVAGDIIDEILKILGKV; from the coding sequence ATGAGTTCACTTGCAGGAAAACATATCGTATTAGGCATATGCGGTGGCATAGCTGCCTACAAAAGCGTGTCGCTTCTCAGACTGTTTATAAAGGCTGGTGCAGAAGTGCAGGTAGTGATCACTCCGGCAGGGAAGGAGTTTATCACACCTGTAACTCTTTCAGCATTGAGCCAAAAGCCTGTTGTCAGTGAATTTTTTACCGCCAATACCGGAGAGTGGCATTCTCATGTCGATCTCGGATTGTGGGCTGACTGTATGGTGATAGCTCCGGCAACAGCCTCTACAATCGGCAAAATGGCACATGGAATTGCCGACAACATGCTTGTCACCACTTATCTTTCTGCCAAAAGTCCTGTATTCTTAGCTCCGGCAATGGACCTGGATATGATGTGCCATCCTTCAACACAAGCCAATTTGTCGCTTCTGAAATCATACGGCAACAATATTATCGAACCTGCAAGCGGCTATCTTGCAAGCGGACTGGAAGGGAAAGGGCGAATGGAGGAGCCTGAGAATATATTAGCGTATCTTGAACGCTATTTTGATAGGACATCCGACCTTTCCGGAAAAAGTGTTCTGATAACAGCAGGACCTACATATGAGAAAATAGATCCGGTACGTTTTATTGGAAATTATTCTTCCGGCAAGATGGGGTATGCTCTGGCAGAGGAATGCGCATCGCGCGGAGCCAACGTCACATTGGTGTCCGGTCCGGTAGCACTATCCGCCAAATCCTCTAACATTAATGTGGTCAGCGTCGAATCAGCTCGTGAAATGCTTGATGAATGCCAAAAAGTGTTCCCGACATCCGACATTTCTATAATGTGTGCCGCTGTTGCTGACTATGCACCTGCCAATCCTTCCGATCATAAGATCAAGCGCGAAAAACAGGATGTTCCCACAATAACCCTTGTGAAGAATCCTGATATAGCAGCAACTCTTGGAAAAGAGAAACGCCCGGAACAAGTGCTTGTAGGATTCGCTCTTGAGACCGATAATGAGGCTGTTAATGCATCAGAAAAACTTACAAGAAAGAATCTTGACATGATAGTTCTCAATTCTCTGCGAGATAAAGGAGCTTGCTTCGGAACTGACACCAATAAAGTGTCTATAATCAGGTCGGACAAATCTCGCACAGATTTCCCGCTAAAAGACAAATCGGAAGTCGCCGGTGATATCATAGATGAAATATTGAAAATTCTCGGAAAGGTCTGA
- a CDS encoding DUF4835 family protein: protein MRSLIASLLIAFSLASTAQELNCRVEVNASQIEGTNKSVFEALQNAVNEYVNTNKWTATQFSPNERIECSMFFTISEYNPSDGKMVGDLQIQAIRPVYNSSYTTTLINFRDTKIDFNYIENDPLVYNESQMENQLTQILNFYVYLILAVDFDSFSLHGGDPYFDKVATIVHQAQSSGESGWKAFENTKNRSAVLASFTDQSVRRIRELYYTYHMQGLDQMSVSPDKGRSSIDRSLDILTEIYRISPMSVGLSMFKDAKLDELVNIYSKSTAEERRHAFGLLSEIYPTEHDRLQKIKEPEK, encoded by the coding sequence ATGCGTTCACTTATAGCCTCTCTGCTCATAGCATTTTCTCTTGCGTCAACAGCACAGGAGTTGAATTGCCGTGTGGAAGTGAACGCGTCTCAGATTGAGGGCACTAACAAGTCGGTATTCGAGGCTCTGCAAAATGCTGTCAATGAGTATGTGAACACCAATAAGTGGACTGCCACACAATTCTCACCGAATGAAAGAATTGAATGCTCAATGTTCTTTACCATCTCCGAATATAATCCATCAGATGGAAAGATGGTGGGGGATCTACAGATCCAGGCGATACGTCCAGTGTATAACTCATCATACACTACTACACTGATAAACTTTCGAGACACAAAAATCGATTTCAATTACATTGAGAATGATCCGCTTGTGTACAATGAGAGCCAGATGGAAAATCAGCTCACCCAGATATTGAATTTCTATGTCTACCTTATTCTGGCAGTCGATTTTGACAGTTTTTCATTACATGGCGGAGACCCTTATTTCGACAAGGTGGCAACAATAGTTCATCAGGCTCAGTCATCAGGTGAGAGCGGATGGAAAGCGTTTGAGAACACCAAAAATCGTTCCGCCGTGCTTGCATCATTCACAGATCAGTCAGTCCGTAGAATTCGTGAGTTGTACTACACCTATCATATGCAAGGACTTGATCAGATGTCGGTAAGCCCTGATAAGGGACGAAGTTCCATTGACCGTTCGCTTGACATATTGACGGAGATATACCGAATCTCGCCTATGTCGGTAGGGCTATCGATGTTCAAGGATGCAAAACTTGATGAGCTTGTAAATATCTATTCAAAATCCACAGCCGAAGAACGGCGTCATGCTTTCGGATTACTATCCGAGATATATCCTACCGAACATGACAGGCTGCAAAAAATCAAAGAACCTGAAAAATAA